From a single Rhodococcus qingshengii JCM 15477 genomic region:
- the rph gene encoding ribonuclease PH, with product MTTREDGRADDELRTVKITRGFTSHPAGSVLVEFGNTRVMCTASVEEGVPRWRKGSGLGWLTAEYAMLPAATHTRSGRESVKGKVGGRTQEISRLIGRSLRACIDLAAIGENTIALDCDVLQADGGTRTAAVTGAYVALVDAVTYLRAADLLSDPQPISCGIAAVSVGVVDGRVRLDLPYEEDSRAEVDMNVVATDTGTLVEIQGTGEGATFPRSTLDKLLDSALAGCEQLFEIQRQALAEPYPGVLPEPKNPEPKKKFGA from the coding sequence GTGACTACACGAGAAGACGGTAGGGCGGACGACGAGCTCCGCACGGTCAAGATCACCCGCGGGTTCACCAGTCACCCGGCCGGATCCGTTCTGGTCGAGTTCGGGAACACTCGCGTCATGTGCACGGCCAGCGTCGAAGAGGGTGTACCCCGCTGGCGCAAGGGCTCCGGCTTGGGTTGGCTGACAGCCGAATACGCGATGCTTCCCGCCGCCACGCACACACGCAGTGGCCGCGAATCGGTCAAGGGCAAGGTCGGCGGCCGCACGCAGGAGATCAGTCGACTCATCGGCCGATCACTTCGAGCGTGCATCGATCTCGCGGCAATCGGTGAGAACACCATCGCCCTCGACTGTGATGTCCTCCAAGCCGACGGTGGCACTCGCACCGCGGCAGTGACGGGGGCATACGTGGCCCTGGTCGACGCCGTGACGTACCTGCGCGCAGCCGACCTGCTCTCCGACCCACAGCCCATCTCGTGTGGCATAGCGGCCGTCAGCGTCGGGGTCGTGGACGGACGAGTGCGTCTCGACCTTCCGTACGAAGAGGATTCGCGTGCTGAGGTCGACATGAATGTCGTGGCCACCGATACCGGCACGCTGGTGGAAATTCAGGGAACCGGTGAGGGCGCCACCTTCCCACGCTCGACGCTGGACAAGCTGCTCGACTCCGCTCTGGCTGGTTGTGAGCAACTTTTCGAGATCCAGCGTCAAGCGTTGGCCGAGCCGTATCCCGGGGTGCTACCCGAACCGAAGAATCCGGAACCCAAGAAGAAGTTCGGTGCCTGA
- a CDS encoding cyclic nucleotide-degrading phosphodiesterase — protein sequence MRMTVLGCSGSVTGPDSPASGYLLTAPGTPPLVIDFGPGVLGALQRYADPGEVTILLSHLHADHCLDMPGLLVWRRYHPNPPVGRALVYGPTDTACRIGVSSAECAGEMDDISDTIDVRLWAENEPVTFGELSVVARRMNHPPEAYGFRITGADGRVLVYTGDTGMCDNVVELARGADVLLSEASWTDSPDRPEGVHLSGKEAGRVAALAGVKELLLTHIPPWTSREDVIAEAKSEFSGPVHAVSAGSVYDI from the coding sequence ATGCGCATGACCGTCCTGGGGTGTTCCGGCAGCGTCACGGGTCCGGATTCACCGGCTTCGGGATACCTGCTCACGGCACCGGGAACTCCGCCGCTCGTGATCGACTTCGGCCCGGGAGTTCTTGGGGCGTTGCAGCGATACGCCGATCCGGGCGAGGTGACGATCCTGCTTTCGCACCTTCATGCGGACCACTGTCTCGACATGCCCGGCCTGCTCGTCTGGCGTCGCTATCACCCCAACCCGCCGGTCGGCCGTGCTCTGGTTTACGGCCCCACCGACACCGCGTGCCGCATCGGAGTGTCCTCCGCCGAGTGCGCCGGCGAGATGGACGACATCTCCGACACCATCGACGTCCGGCTCTGGGCCGAGAACGAGCCGGTGACGTTCGGTGAACTGAGCGTCGTCGCCCGCCGGATGAATCATCCACCCGAGGCTTACGGTTTCCGGATCACCGGCGCCGACGGCCGCGTCCTCGTCTATACAGGCGACACCGGTATGTGCGACAACGTCGTCGAACTCGCGCGTGGTGCAGACGTGTTGCTCTCCGAAGCGTCGTGGACCGACAGTCCGGATCGCCCCGAGGGAGTTCACCTCTCCGGTAAGGAAGCCGGCCGTGTGGCTGCGCTCGCCGGCGTCAAGGAACTTCTCCTCACGCACATCCCGCCGTGGACATCGCGTGAAGACGTGATCGCCGAAGCGAAATCCGAATTCTCCGGACCGGTCCATGCCGTCTCCGCCGGAAGTGTCTACGACATCTGA
- a CDS encoding rhomboid family intramembrane serine protease yields MTMDFNSPDFGTRTPARKSGPPSVWKQSAVLVGGFAILLYVIEIVDVISGQNVQNAGVTPRTLDGLWGILFAPVLHDDWGHLIANTIPVLILGYLVLVSGIARGLAATGIIWVIGGVGTWLFAGSNSNHVGASVLIFGWVTYLLVRGFFTRSFTQILIGVAVFVVYGGVLWGVLPSDPRVSWQGHLFGAIGGVVAAWALTSGERAKRAGSAPAVRPPSF; encoded by the coding sequence ATGACGATGGATTTCAACAGTCCGGACTTCGGCACCCGGACGCCGGCACGGAAATCCGGTCCGCCCTCGGTGTGGAAGCAGTCGGCCGTGTTGGTGGGCGGCTTCGCGATCCTGCTCTACGTGATCGAGATCGTGGATGTCATCTCCGGTCAGAACGTCCAGAACGCCGGCGTCACCCCGCGCACGCTCGACGGCCTGTGGGGAATCCTGTTCGCCCCGGTGTTGCACGACGACTGGGGTCATCTGATCGCCAACACCATTCCGGTGCTGATCCTCGGATACCTCGTGCTGGTGTCGGGAATTGCGCGGGGACTCGCGGCGACCGGCATCATCTGGGTGATCGGCGGCGTCGGGACCTGGTTGTTCGCCGGCTCGAACTCGAATCACGTCGGTGCGTCCGTGCTGATCTTCGGCTGGGTCACCTACCTGCTGGTGCGCGGGTTCTTCACGCGGAGTTTCACACAGATCCTGATCGGCGTTGCCGTCTTCGTCGTGTACGGCGGAGTGCTGTGGGGCGTTCTGCCGAGCGATCCACGGGTTTCCTGGCAAGGGCATCTGTTCGGAGCGATCGGCGGCGTGGTTGCCGCCTGGGCGTTGACGTCGGGGGAGAGGGCCAAGCGCGCCGGGTCGGCGCCGGCCGTTCGACCACCGAGTTTCTGA
- a CDS encoding P1 family peptidase, giving the protein MTTTRTGPTDSLTDVAGLAVGHHHKLDEGATLGSGAATGCTVVLASAGVVAGVDVRGGGPGTRETDLLDPSHSVQQVNAVLLTGGSAYGLAAADGVMRWLEEHDHGIAMGAPGQVVPIVPGAVIFDLPVGDWTVRPTGDFGFLAADTASREFATGTVGAGVGARAGALKGGVGTASVVIADGPAEGTTVSALIVANPVGSVFDPRTGLPWGVGSDGAESFGVRLPDASELAAANAVAAKGTVLNTTIGVVATDAALTKAGCRRVAVAGHDGLARAIRPAHSPLDGDTIFALATGDHTPNSEITVPDAFPNDLPILDAVCAASAQVVERAIVTAILDATSVAGIPSYRELFPSAFL; this is encoded by the coding sequence ATGACCACAACGCGGACCGGGCCCACTGATTCACTGACAGATGTCGCCGGCCTCGCCGTCGGTCATCACCACAAGCTCGACGAGGGAGCCACTCTCGGAAGCGGCGCAGCCACCGGCTGCACGGTCGTGCTCGCGTCGGCCGGTGTGGTCGCCGGAGTCGACGTCCGGGGCGGCGGTCCGGGTACCCGCGAGACCGATCTGCTCGACCCGAGCCATTCGGTCCAGCAGGTCAATGCCGTGCTGTTGACCGGCGGTAGTGCCTACGGACTTGCCGCGGCCGACGGAGTGATGCGCTGGCTCGAGGAACACGATCACGGGATCGCGATGGGCGCTCCCGGCCAGGTGGTACCGATCGTGCCCGGCGCCGTGATCTTCGATCTGCCGGTGGGGGACTGGACCGTTCGTCCGACCGGCGATTTCGGATTCCTCGCTGCCGACACTGCTTCGCGCGAATTCGCCACGGGCACGGTCGGCGCGGGGGTAGGTGCCAGAGCCGGAGCGCTCAAGGGTGGGGTGGGAACGGCCAGCGTCGTGATCGCCGACGGCCCCGCCGAGGGGACTACGGTCTCCGCCTTGATCGTGGCGAATCCGGTGGGTTCGGTCTTCGACCCCAGAACAGGCCTGCCGTGGGGCGTCGGCTCGGACGGCGCGGAGTCGTTCGGCGTCAGGCTCCCCGACGCGTCCGAACTCGCGGCGGCCAATGCCGTTGCAGCCAAGGGAACTGTCCTCAACACCACGATCGGTGTGGTCGCCACTGACGCCGCCTTGACGAAAGCCGGGTGCCGACGCGTCGCCGTCGCAGGTCATGACGGCCTGGCCCGAGCGATTCGGCCCGCACATTCGCCGCTCGACGGCGACACGATCTTTGCGCTCGCCACCGGTGATCACACTCCGAATTCGGAGATCACGGTTCCGGACGCTTTCCCGAACGATCTGCCGATACTCGACGCGGTGTGCGCGGCTTCGGCCCAGGTGGTCGAACGTGCGATCGTCACAGCGATTCTCGACGCCACGTCGGTAGCCGGAATCCCGAGCTACCGCGAACTCTTCCCGTCCGCATTTCTCTAG
- a CDS encoding DUF2017 domain-containing protein — protein sequence MRTWSRKSSLGGVKFKSEMDGHEAAVLRSLVESVTGLLDERASSAPQDELAALTGLRTGNSETPDNPVLARLLPDFQRTDPDKVAPDSDDLDDAGANVNGALRSLHEPEIIDAKRESARMLLASLPEAGGKVVLTQEQADAWLSSLNDVRLALGTNLGIDADTPESLEPDDPRAPHLDVYHWLTWMQDSLVQALMP from the coding sequence GTGCGGACGTGGAGTAGGAAGAGTTCACTCGGCGGAGTGAAGTTCAAGTCCGAGATGGACGGCCACGAGGCGGCGGTTCTGCGCTCGCTCGTGGAGTCGGTGACCGGGCTTCTCGACGAGCGCGCGTCTTCGGCGCCGCAAGACGAGCTCGCCGCGCTGACGGGTCTTCGTACCGGAAATTCGGAGACGCCCGACAATCCGGTGTTGGCGCGTTTGCTTCCCGACTTCCAGCGCACCGATCCGGACAAGGTCGCTCCGGACAGTGACGATCTCGACGACGCCGGCGCCAATGTCAACGGCGCGCTGCGCAGTTTGCACGAACCCGAGATCATCGACGCCAAGCGTGAGTCCGCTCGCATGTTGTTGGCTTCGCTTCCGGAGGCCGGCGGCAAGGTCGTTCTCACGCAGGAACAGGCCGACGCATGGCTGTCCTCGCTCAACGACGTCCGTCTCGCGCTCGGAACCAATCTCGGCATCGACGCCGACACCCCGGAGAGCCTCGAACCCGACGACCCGCGAGCCCCGCATCTCGACGTCTATCACTGGTTGACGTGGATGCAGGACTCCCTCGTCCAGGCGCTCATGCCATGA
- the clpS gene encoding ATP-dependent Clp protease adapter ClpS: MRGATASSPQATPEQSEAVSTIEAADRPWVTIVWDDPVNLMHYVTYVFQKLFGYSKAKATDLMMQVHSEGKAVVSSGSRDKMEADVRRLHAAGLWATMQRDDT, from the coding sequence ATGAGAGGCGCTACGGCTTCCTCTCCTCAAGCCACGCCCGAGCAATCGGAGGCTGTTTCGACCATCGAAGCCGCAGATCGGCCCTGGGTGACCATCGTCTGGGACGACCCGGTCAATCTCATGCATTACGTGACTTACGTGTTCCAGAAGTTGTTCGGCTACAGCAAAGCCAAGGCCACCGACCTGATGATGCAGGTCCATTCGGAGGGCAAGGCCGTGGTCTCGAGCGGTTCGCGCGACAAGATGGAGGCCGATGTTCGTCGCCTCCACGCTGCCGGTCTCTGGGCCACGATGCAACGCGACGACACCTGA
- a CDS encoding nicotinate phosphoribosyltransferase, translated as MPTQISDIRDAGASTALLTDQYELTMLSAALADGSAFRNCSFEVFARRLPDGRRYGVVAGTERLLDALEQFRFGEPELAIVAKFLDDTTVEWLRNYRFSGDIDGYREGDFYFPGSPILSVRGTFAECVILETLILSILNHDSAIASAAARMVSAAGGRRMIEMGSRRTHEQAAVAASRAAYLAGFDATSNLEAARRHDVPSAGTSAHAFTLLHTTEDGPDEAAAFRGQVAALGVSTTLLVDTYDITEGVKTAVAVAGPELGGVRIDSGDLGVLARQVRQQLDDLGATKTRIVVSGDLDEYAIAALRAEPVDSYGVGTSLVTGSGAPTAGMVYKLVEVDGIAVEKRSTNKASRGGAKKALRVVRPTGTIVEEVIYPAGSPSPVSEADGATELLIPLVREGKVVDSAPTLEESRAVLKAGLVSLPWEGLKLSRGDSAVPVRFTGGEHQ; from the coding sequence GTGCCTACGCAAATTTCCGACATCCGCGACGCCGGTGCCAGCACCGCACTGCTCACCGATCAGTACGAACTGACCATGCTCTCGGCGGCTCTCGCCGACGGATCTGCCTTCCGCAACTGCAGTTTCGAGGTATTTGCACGGCGGCTGCCAGACGGTCGTCGCTACGGCGTCGTCGCCGGTACCGAGCGCCTTCTCGACGCACTCGAGCAGTTCCGGTTCGGTGAACCGGAACTGGCGATCGTTGCAAAGTTCCTCGACGACACGACCGTCGAGTGGCTGCGCAACTATCGATTCTCCGGTGACATCGACGGCTACCGCGAGGGCGATTTCTACTTCCCCGGATCACCGATCCTTTCGGTCCGCGGAACTTTCGCCGAGTGCGTCATCCTCGAAACCTTGATTCTCTCGATCCTCAACCACGACAGCGCGATCGCTTCGGCCGCAGCCCGCATGGTGAGCGCAGCGGGCGGTCGACGGATGATCGAGATGGGCTCGCGTCGTACACACGAACAGGCCGCCGTCGCCGCTTCACGTGCCGCGTATCTCGCCGGCTTCGACGCCACCTCCAACCTCGAAGCCGCGCGGCGTCACGACGTACCCAGTGCAGGTACCAGCGCGCACGCCTTCACTCTCCTGCACACCACCGAAGACGGTCCGGACGAGGCAGCGGCATTCCGCGGTCAGGTCGCGGCACTCGGCGTATCCACCACGTTGCTCGTCGATACCTATGACATCACCGAGGGTGTGAAAACGGCTGTCGCCGTTGCCGGTCCCGAGCTGGGCGGGGTTCGCATCGACTCCGGCGATCTCGGCGTTCTTGCTCGTCAGGTACGCCAACAACTCGACGATCTCGGTGCTACCAAAACACGCATCGTCGTCTCCGGCGACCTGGACGAGTACGCGATCGCGGCTCTGCGCGCCGAACCCGTCGACTCGTACGGCGTCGGCACTTCCCTGGTCACCGGATCAGGCGCCCCCACCGCCGGCATGGTCTACAAACTTGTCGAGGTCGACGGAATCGCGGTCGAGAAGAGAAGCACCAACAAGGCATCTCGCGGCGGCGCAAAGAAGGCACTGCGCGTAGTGCGTCCGACCGGCACGATCGTCGAAGAAGTCATCTACCCCGCCGGATCACCGTCACCTGTCTCCGAGGCGGACGGAGCGACCGAACTGCTGATCCCGCTGGTTCGCGAAGGCAAGGTCGTCGACAGCGCGCCGACGCTCGAAGAGAGCAGAGCGGTTCTGAAGGCAGGGCTCGTGAGCCTGCCGTGGGAAGGCCTCAAGCTCTCGCGCGGAGACTCGGCTGTGCCCGTTCGATTCACCGGAGGTGAGCACCAGTGA
- a CDS encoding nicotinamidase, whose product MSAKALIIVDVQNDFCEGGALAVEGGAAVAGAVNDFVNSHEYDAVVATRDFHIDPGAHFSENPDFIDSWPVHCVVGTAGAEFHPAFDASVAGSAIFSKGAYSAAYSGFEGAAEDGTTLEDWLRAHEITDVDVIGIATDHCVKATAVDAARAGFATTVLLPFTAGVSTATIESALVQMREAGVQLIGRDEASSQEDSNAGELPRESSVDVSDVGIH is encoded by the coding sequence GTGAGTGCAAAAGCACTGATAATTGTCGACGTTCAGAACGATTTCTGTGAAGGTGGAGCTCTTGCAGTCGAAGGCGGTGCTGCGGTTGCGGGAGCCGTCAACGATTTCGTCAACTCCCACGAGTACGACGCCGTAGTCGCGACTCGCGATTTCCACATCGACCCTGGGGCGCACTTCTCCGAGAATCCCGACTTCATCGACAGCTGGCCGGTTCACTGCGTCGTCGGGACAGCCGGCGCCGAGTTCCATCCGGCGTTCGACGCTTCCGTCGCCGGGTCGGCGATCTTCTCCAAGGGCGCCTACAGCGCGGCCTACTCCGGTTTCGAAGGAGCAGCCGAGGACGGCACGACGCTCGAGGACTGGCTCCGCGCCCACGAGATCACCGACGTCGACGTGATCGGAATTGCCACGGATCACTGTGTCAAGGCCACGGCCGTCGATGCCGCGCGCGCGGGGTTCGCCACGACAGTCCTTCTCCCCTTCACCGCTGGTGTGTCGACCGCCACGATCGAGTCGGCATTGGTGCAGATGCGGGAGGCGGGAGTGCAGCTGATCGGGCGAGACGAGGCCTCGTCGCAAGAAGACTCGAATGCCGGTGAACTACCCCGGGAATCATCCGTGGACGTTTCTGACGTAGGGATCCATTAA
- a CDS encoding ATP-dependent DNA helicase, with protein sequence MADQLPNVPELLQTAVRSLGGAERTSQLTMASAVAHSIDTGEHLAVQAGTGTGKSLAYLVPSLRHAVESGRTVVVSTATIALQRQLVDRDLPRLADALKKPLGRRAEFAILKGRNNYLCMNKIHTGASEQPPEDELFDPFTVSRLGREVVRLTEWSSDTETGDRDELVPGVSDQAWRQVSVTSRECIGKNQCPVGEDCFAERARVEASKADVVVTNHALLAIDAITGIQILPDHDVVVIDEAHELVDRVTGVATADLTAASISAAARRCGKIAEEQDADRLEAAGEGWAGLLEELRPGRWEGLPDGAAPALAAIRDAAWSLRTAIGPAKPGMAAADPEAAAARNAALSSVDDVHDSAVRILTAFDEPDPAKRKDVVWLSSDEFRGSVRRSVRMAPLSVGGLLRSRLFAESTVVLTSATLTVGGSFDGLAVNWGLPAESSARPDSGTAIGTEAPSDASAFRWNSLDVGSPFDHAKAGIIYIARHLPTPGRDGLSPVYLDEIAELVEAAGGRTLGLFSSMRAAKAASEAMRERLDTPILCQGDDATGTLVKAFAKDEPTSLFGTLSLWQGVDVPGPSLSLVILDRIPFPRPDDPLLMARQQAIESHGGNGFLSVSANHAALLLAQGVGRLLRSTDDKGVVAVLDPRLATARYAGYLRASLPPFWETTNPEVVRKALTRIRDSRP encoded by the coding sequence GTGGCCGATCAACTCCCGAACGTTCCCGAACTGCTCCAGACAGCGGTGCGGTCGCTCGGCGGTGCCGAACGAACCAGTCAGCTGACGATGGCGTCCGCCGTGGCGCACTCGATCGACACCGGCGAGCATCTGGCCGTCCAGGCCGGCACCGGTACCGGTAAGTCGCTCGCCTACCTCGTTCCGAGCCTGCGCCACGCGGTCGAATCGGGACGCACCGTGGTCGTGTCCACCGCCACCATCGCGCTGCAGCGTCAGCTCGTCGACCGAGATCTGCCTCGGCTCGCCGATGCCCTGAAGAAGCCACTCGGCCGACGCGCAGAGTTCGCAATCCTCAAGGGCCGCAACAACTACCTGTGCATGAACAAGATCCATACCGGCGCGTCCGAGCAGCCACCCGAGGACGAGTTGTTCGATCCGTTCACGGTCTCGCGTCTCGGCCGGGAGGTCGTCCGCCTCACCGAATGGTCCTCAGACACCGAAACCGGTGATCGGGACGAATTGGTGCCGGGCGTATCCGATCAGGCGTGGCGGCAGGTCAGTGTCACCTCCCGCGAATGCATCGGTAAGAACCAGTGCCCGGTCGGTGAGGACTGCTTCGCCGAGCGCGCCCGAGTCGAGGCGTCGAAGGCCGACGTAGTGGTCACCAACCACGCACTGCTCGCGATCGACGCCATCACCGGCATCCAGATCCTGCCTGACCACGACGTCGTGGTGATCGACGAGGCCCACGAGTTGGTCGACCGCGTCACCGGCGTCGCCACGGCCGATCTCACTGCCGCCTCGATCAGTGCCGCGGCCCGGCGTTGCGGCAAGATCGCCGAAGAGCAGGATGCCGATCGCCTCGAAGCTGCCGGCGAGGGGTGGGCTGGACTCCTCGAGGAATTGCGCCCAGGTCGCTGGGAAGGCCTCCCGGACGGGGCGGCACCCGCACTGGCTGCGATCCGCGACGCGGCCTGGTCGCTGCGCACCGCTATCGGTCCGGCCAAACCGGGAATGGCTGCTGCAGATCCCGAAGCCGCTGCGGCCCGCAACGCCGCACTCTCGTCCGTCGACGACGTCCACGACAGTGCCGTGCGTATTCTCACCGCTTTCGACGAACCCGACCCGGCCAAGCGCAAGGACGTCGTCTGGCTGTCCTCGGACGAGTTCCGCGGATCGGTGCGGCGCTCCGTCCGGATGGCTCCGCTCTCGGTCGGCGGATTGCTGCGCTCGCGACTGTTCGCCGAATCCACCGTCGTTCTCACTTCCGCGACACTGACCGTCGGCGGATCGTTCGACGGTCTCGCCGTCAACTGGGGTCTTCCTGCGGAGTCGTCCGCGCGCCCCGACTCGGGTACCGCCATCGGCACCGAAGCACCTTCTGACGCTTCGGCTTTCCGCTGGAACTCACTCGACGTCGGGTCGCCCTTCGACCATGCAAAGGCCGGCATCATCTACATTGCCCGCCACCTGCCCACGCCCGGCCGCGACGGCCTCTCCCCGGTCTATCTCGACGAGATCGCCGAACTCGTCGAGGCTGCGGGCGGACGCACCCTCGGCCTGTTCTCGTCGATGCGCGCCGCCAAAGCCGCCTCGGAGGCGATGCGTGAACGCCTCGACACCCCCATCCTGTGCCAGGGCGACGACGCCACCGGCACCCTCGTCAAGGCCTTCGCCAAGGACGAACCCACGTCACTGTTCGGCACGTTGTCCCTGTGGCAGGGCGTCGATGTTCCGGGTCCGTCACTGAGCCTCGTCATATTGGACCGGATTCCGTTCCCGCGCCCGGACGATCCACTGTTGATGGCTCGCCAGCAGGCTATCGAATCCCATGGCGGTAACGGCTTTCTCAGCGTCTCGGCCAATCACGCGGCGCTGCTCCTGGCACAGGGCGTGGGTCGCCTGCTTCGAAGCACCGACGACAAGGGCGTGGTGGCCGTACTCGATCCGCGTCTGGCCACGGCGAGATACGCGGGTTACCTTCGCGCATCACTGCCTCCGTTCTGGGAGACGACCAACCCCGAAGTCGTCCGCAAGGCACTCACCCGCATCCGCGACTCACGTCCCTGA